A window of the Hypomesus transpacificus isolate Combined female chromosome 8, fHypTra1, whole genome shotgun sequence genome harbors these coding sequences:
- the si:dkey-12l12.1 gene encoding uncharacterized protein si:dkey-12l12.1 isoform X2 codes for MEQTAWVCLLCLTAGLLSHALDCSSQTGGQITRPGSRGAIGSVGHTDILQQLQVLSRQKRQLERSGPTHLGPASLPGAVSVKGFPNMVTQAERARRHLGHTGTKKKNKVKSRVGSYSLIVHDFSSPLQVERVRRQLQEPPKKGKTGRSGAYSVLGDAVIERPKRSAQKRKNPK; via the exons ATGGAGCAGACTGCCTGGGTGTGCCTGCTCTGTCTGACGGCTGGCCTGCTCTCACATGCCCTGGACTGCTCCtcccagacaggaggacag ATAACAAGACCTGGGTCAAGAGGGGCAATTGGT AGCGTAGGCCACACCGATATTCTACAACAGTTACAG GTGTTGAGCAGACAGAAGAGGCAGCTGGAGAGGAGTGGTCCCACACACCTGggcccagccagcctgcctggaGCCGTCTCCGTCAAGGGCTTCCCCAACATGGTCACCCAG GCGGAGCGTGCCAGGAGACATCTGGGTCACACTGGtacaaagaagaagaacaaggtCAAATCCCGTGTCGGCTCCTACTCTCTCATCGTCCATGacttctcctcacccctccag gtggagagagtgagacggcAGCTTCAGGAGCCACCGAAGAAGGGGAAGACGGGGCGTTCTGGGGCCTACTCAGTCCTG GGGGATGCAGTGATTGAAAGACCCAAGAGGAGCGCACAGAAAAGGAAGAATCCCAAGTAA
- the si:dkey-12l12.1 gene encoding uncharacterized protein si:dkey-12l12.1 isoform X1 yields the protein MEQTAWVCLLCLTAGLLSHALDCSSQTGGQLRGAGLQGSNIGRTRPITRPGSRGAIGSVGHTDILQQLQVLSRQKRQLERSGPTHLGPASLPGAVSVKGFPNMVTQAERARRHLGHTGTKKKNKVKSRVGSYSLIVHDFSSPLQVERVRRQLQEPPKKGKTGRSGAYSVLGDAVIERPKRSAQKRKNPK from the exons ATGGAGCAGACTGCCTGGGTGTGCCTGCTCTGTCTGACGGCTGGCCTGCTCTCACATGCCCTGGACTGCTCCtcccagacaggaggacag ctgaggggggcagggctACAAGGAAGCAACATTGGGAGAACACGGCCG ATAACAAGACCTGGGTCAAGAGGGGCAATTGGT AGCGTAGGCCACACCGATATTCTACAACAGTTACAG GTGTTGAGCAGACAGAAGAGGCAGCTGGAGAGGAGTGGTCCCACACACCTGggcccagccagcctgcctggaGCCGTCTCCGTCAAGGGCTTCCCCAACATGGTCACCCAG GCGGAGCGTGCCAGGAGACATCTGGGTCACACTGGtacaaagaagaagaacaaggtCAAATCCCGTGTCGGCTCCTACTCTCTCATCGTCCATGacttctcctcacccctccag gtggagagagtgagacggcAGCTTCAGGAGCCACCGAAGAAGGGGAAGACGGGGCGTTCTGGGGCCTACTCAGTCCTG GGGGATGCAGTGATTGAAAGACCCAAGAGGAGCGCACAGAAAAGGAAGAATCCCAAGTAA